A genomic region of Magnolia sinica isolate HGM2019 chromosome 6, MsV1, whole genome shotgun sequence contains the following coding sequences:
- the LOC131249668 gene encoding uncharacterized protein LOC131249668 → MTALFHDMINKEMEVYVDDMIVKSCTIEGHFEDLKRLFDKLEKFKLCLNLQTCVFGATEGKLLGFIVSEDGIWVDETKIKTFFPDEDILLIEEEEQRKAGEWTFFFDEAINSKGSGVSVILYSPDDVPIPISRRLAFQCTNNVAEYKACIVGLREAIILKVKKLGVFGDSQLIINQINGD, encoded by the exons atgactgccttgttccacgacatgataaacaAAGAAATGGAAGTCTACGTGGATGACATGATCGTCAAGTCTTGCACGATCGAAGGGCATTTCGAAGACCTCAAAAGGCTCTTCGACAAGTTAGAAAAGTTTAAACTCTGCCTCAACCTGCAAACATGTGTCTTCGGCGCAACCGAAGGTAAACTGTTAGGCTTCATCGTCAGTGAAGATGGCATATGGGTGGATGAGACTAAGATAAAG accttcttccctgacgAAGATATCCTCCTAATCgaggaagaagaacaaagaaaggcaggagagtggacaTTCTTCTTCGACGAAGCCATAAACTCAAAGGGGAGTGGAGTAAGCGTCATACTCTACTCTCCTGATGATGTCCCAATTCCCATATCTAGGCGATTGGCATTCCAGTGCACAAATAATGTAGCTGAATATAAAGCATGCATTGTTGGTCTAAGAGAAGCCATTATTCTCAAGGTGAAGAAGTTAGGAGTCTTCGGAGACTCACAACTTATCATCAATCAGATAAATGGCGACTGA